From Candidatus Amoebophilus asiaticus 5a2, the proteins below share one genomic window:
- a CDS encoding helix-turn-helix domain-containing protein, translated as MSHRGQIIEKIIRRSGYSITRLAKKLGISRNTLYNRFENANLGYRFIMEVGNIIHYDFTIDFPEMKEEIELMGDTPIRSFDRETAERWKAESKYILLLEKYTKLLGMLAKLANENTLTTLKKEILDFIEKEEKL; from the coding sequence ATGAGTCATAGAGGCCAAATAATAGAAAAAATTATACGGAGAAGTGGTTATTCTATTACACGTCTAGCTAAGAAATTAGGTATAAGCCGTAATACTCTTTATAATAGATTCGAGAATGCAAATCTAGGCTACCGTTTTATTATGGAAGTAGGGAATATAATTCACTATGACTTTACAATAGATTTTCCAGAAATGAAGGAAGAAATTGAATTAATGGGAGATACTCCTATTCGTTCTTTTGATAGAGAAACAGCTGAGCGCTGGAAAGCCGAAAGCAAGTATATTTTGTTACTTGAAAAGTATACTAAATTACTAGGTATGCTAGCTAAATTAGCTAATGAGAATACTTTAACAACTCTCAAGAAAGAGATCTTAGATTTTATAGAAAAAGAAGAAAAACTGTAA